Proteins from a single region of Mytilus trossulus isolate FHL-02 chromosome 2, PNRI_Mtr1.1.1.hap1, whole genome shotgun sequence:
- the LOC134705313 gene encoding FMRFamide receptor-like: MQFIRMSIQLLKVTIKPIILYRTYKLEGKLKMTFCHLWEDLILRLYKFLQYYESQMNRSLIQNSIKTNSINDLTNYDSRITTSKNILSSTIKNPFPSITNDDRKQFIIRSIERFIGYNIIYIGLLFAFCLTSERCIAVIFPMKAGNCLTIRRTRIVIILAVCMSILVHGPQLIKEIFLLYENPTELFQSGNGLILSYRSTYERFYVISSLFICVFMLILNFLLLWKIRSYRKSLRMTKHTKKVERNEVNVSLLIVVLIFFQLPHNVFVIIISFITREVYLEDFTTITRTSVIIRLLYIIQSAFNFVIYCLFAKRFREIMHIHCIKMSKKFCRKNCGDKEVSCEPKNVKSIANFLNIEIEIGKKTDKSTSL; the protein is encoded by the coding sequence atGCAATTTATTCGGATGTCTATCCAGCTATTAAAAGTTACAATAAAGCCAATAATTTTGTACAGAACTTACAAATTAGAAGGAAAACTCAAGATGACGTTTTGTCATCTTTGGGAGGACTTAATTTTACGTCTTTACAAGTTTTTGCAATATTATGAGTCGCAGATGAATCGATCGTTGATCCAAAACTCCATCAAAACAAATTCGATAAATGATTTGACAAATTATGATTCTAGGATAACAACTTCTAAGAATATACTATCGTCCACCATAAAGAATCCATTTCCTTCAATTACAAATGACGATCGTAAACAATTCATTATTCGAAGCATAGAGCGTTTTATTGgttataatataatttacatCGGGCTTTTATTTGCATTCTGTTTGACATCTGAGAGATGTATTGCAGTGATATTTCCAATGAAAGCTGGAAATTGCTTAACAATAAGGCGTACTCGAATAGTAATCATATTAGCCGTGTGTATGAGTATATTGGTTCACGGACCGCAgttaattaaagaaatatttctaTTGTACGAGAATCCAACAGAATTATTCCAGTCTGGGAATGGTTTAATTCTTTCTTATCGCTCAACCTACGAGAGATTTTACGTTATTTCAAGTTTGTTTATATGTGTCTTTATGTtgattttgaactttttgttGCTGTGGAAAATAAGGTCATACAGAAAGTCTTTAAGAAtgacaaaacatacaaaaaaggTAGAACGAAACGAAGTGAATGTATCTTTGCTTAttgttgttttgatatttttccaaTTACCACATAACGTGTTTGTGataattatatcttttattacGAGGGAGGTATATTTAGAAGATTTCACAACAATTACCCGAACGTCCGTCATAATTCGGTTGTTGTATATAATCCAGTCAGCATTTAACTTTGTCATATACTGTTTATTTGCCAAAAGATTCCGAGAAATCATGCATATTCATTGTATAAAGATGTCAAAGAAATTCTGCAGAAAGAACTGCGGAGACAAAGAAGTTTCGTGTGAACCAAAAAATGTGAAATCAATTGcaaatttcttaaatatagaaatagaaatagGCAAAAAAACTGACAAGTCTACTTCGCTTTGA